In Numida meleagris isolate 19003 breed g44 Domestic line chromosome 3, NumMel1.0, whole genome shotgun sequence, the following are encoded in one genomic region:
- the GNG4 gene encoding guanine nucleotide-binding protein G(I)/G(S)/G(O) subunit gamma-4 isoform X2 → MKELTSNSTTNISQARKAVEQLKMEAYMDRMKVSKAAADLLAYCDAHIGEDPLIIPVPASENPFREKKLFCTIL, encoded by the exons atgaaggaacTAACGTCAAACAGTACAACCAATATATCTCAAGCCAGGAAAGCTGTGGAGCAATTAAAAATGGAAGCATACATGGATAGGATGAAG GTATCCAAGGCTGCAGCAGACTTATTGGCATACTGTGACGCTCATATTGGAGAAGATCCCCTTATTATTCCAGTGCCTGCATCTGAAAATCCCTTCAGGGAGAAGAAACTCTTTTGCACTATCCTTTGA
- the GNG4 gene encoding guanine nucleotide-binding protein G(I)/G(S)/G(O) subunit gamma-4 isoform X1: MENKMKELTSNSTTNISQARKAVEQLKMEAYMDRMKVSKAAADLLAYCDAHIGEDPLIIPVPASENPFREKKLFCTIL, encoded by the exons ggaaaacaaaatgaaggaacTAACGTCAAACAGTACAACCAATATATCTCAAGCCAGGAAAGCTGTGGAGCAATTAAAAATGGAAGCATACATGGATAGGATGAAG GTATCCAAGGCTGCAGCAGACTTATTGGCATACTGTGACGCTCATATTGGAGAAGATCCCCTTATTATTCCAGTGCCTGCATCTGAAAATCCCTTCAGGGAGAAGAAACTCTTTTGCACTATCCTTTGA